The Terriglobales bacterium genome includes a window with the following:
- a CDS encoding peroxiredoxin, producing MSTETTVSRIPRINEPAPDISGKSTHGMIRLTDYTSKGKWVMLFSHPADFTPVCTTEFVEFGRRHADFERLNVQPVGVAVDSIYAHIAWVRNIEDNFKVKIQFPVIADLDQKVAQAFGMVHEAVSDTATVRAVFFIDPKNTIRALLYYPLNLGRNVDELLRVFEALQTADQNACALPANWKPGEAVIVPAPITQADAEKRVQSNGNGVDVTDWYFTKKKLAAAAAD from the coding sequence ATGAGTACAGAGACGACTGTTTCCCGAATCCCAAGAATCAACGAGCCCGCTCCCGACATTAGCGGCAAGTCTACTCACGGTATGATTCGCCTAACTGACTACACCTCGAAGGGGAAATGGGTAATGCTGTTTTCCCATCCCGCCGATTTCACGCCAGTGTGCACCACCGAGTTCGTTGAATTCGGACGCCGTCACGCCGACTTCGAACGGCTCAATGTGCAACCGGTCGGCGTTGCCGTGGACAGTATCTACGCGCACATCGCGTGGGTGCGCAATATCGAAGACAACTTCAAAGTAAAAATTCAGTTCCCAGTGATCGCGGACTTGGATCAGAAAGTTGCACAAGCGTTCGGCATGGTGCACGAAGCTGTCAGCGATACCGCCACGGTACGCGCAGTCTTCTTCATCGATCCGAAGAACACGATCCGCGCTCTCCTTTACTATCCACTGAACCTGGGCCGCAACGTGGATGAACTCCTACGGGTGTTTGAGGCACTGCAGACGGCGGACCAGAATGCCTGTGCCTTACCGGCGAATTGGAAGCCGGGGGAGGCCGTGATCGTTCCCGCGCCGATCACTCAAGCTGACGCAGAGAAGCGCGTGCAATCCAACGGCAACGGAGTCGATGTCACCGACTGGTATTTCACCAAGAAGAAGCTGGCGGCAGCAGCAGCAGACTAG
- a CDS encoding ABC transporter permease, with amino-acid sequence MHWIQTTIQDVRYALRSLRKTPAFTLVAVLSLALGIGANTAIFSLIDSVLLSSIPVRDPQQLVFVRTNRVKVGNFEVSTTILNRDVEEMLRQATQIEGVASSQKESRLNVAVDGRAELASGDFVSGNYFQLLGVSAQIGRTILPTDDSRNAGADGGWAAMISDGYWERRFGRDPGVIGRRVTANTIPFVIVGVLPPGFDGLSIDERADLMMPTIIHTQVAAGSAAAGFPHPENSPGQILARIKTGSLKSKAAAELTVIFRNTELSATKLGAAQQESLGKRFIEFEPGARGSSFLRQRFSEPLRILMGVVALVMLIACANIAALLMAKASVRQKEVAIRLSLGSSRRRIVRQRLTESLILSIFGCVVGIVFAVFARGVTLQLGAGSAARTSGLTMPWDFRMLAFLAVVCVLNALLFGVVPALRATGVDPNEVLKSSQSTQHSARLPFGRFLVAAQLALSLALVVGSGLFLATLRNLYEIDLGFSRENLLMATVDPHLAGFDSKQAKAAYLRMLQELKTLPSVSSVSLMNNRLLSGRAHLSNAKVQGYVPQAGEDLTNSWTLEYDVGPLYFETMRMPLVAGRDFTERDDESAPLAVIVNEAMAKHFFAEKDPIGQKVLLSSIFKDRSGTEKNAAEIVGLVRNAHYFDVNDEHQEAIFAPALQIPGTDFSSEQTLLIRTAENPARAASELRAIVRRIDPSLPLFDVGTMTGQLDRSLSRPRLMAIFSSFFGLLALALSAIGLYGVLAYAVTKRTGEIGIRMALGADRSNILRLILGETARLVSLGVGAGIILAWSASRLIKGMIYGVSTHDARVFVLSAFLLLVVALLAAFLPAHRAVQVDPMVALRCE; translated from the coding sequence ATGCACTGGATTCAAACCACCATCCAGGATGTTCGTTACGCATTGCGTTCCTTGCGCAAGACTCCGGCATTTACCCTCGTGGCTGTCCTTTCTCTCGCTCTGGGCATTGGAGCGAATACTGCGATCTTCAGCTTGATCGATTCCGTTCTGCTGAGTTCCATACCGGTAAGAGATCCGCAGCAACTGGTATTCGTGCGGACAAACCGCGTGAAGGTTGGCAATTTTGAAGTGTCAACCACGATCCTGAATCGGGACGTCGAGGAGATGCTGCGGCAGGCTACGCAGATCGAGGGCGTTGCCTCTTCGCAAAAAGAGAGCCGGCTCAACGTTGCTGTGGACGGGCGCGCCGAGTTGGCGTCGGGGGACTTCGTTTCCGGCAACTACTTCCAGTTGTTGGGCGTTTCGGCCCAAATAGGGAGAACGATTCTTCCCACCGACGATTCGCGAAACGCAGGCGCGGATGGCGGATGGGCAGCGATGATCAGCGACGGCTATTGGGAACGAAGATTCGGGCGCGATCCCGGCGTGATTGGCCGGCGAGTTACGGCCAATACCATTCCATTCGTGATTGTCGGTGTGCTTCCGCCTGGATTCGACGGCCTCTCGATCGACGAGCGTGCCGATTTGATGATGCCGACGATCATCCATACTCAGGTCGCGGCTGGGTCGGCGGCCGCAGGCTTTCCGCATCCGGAGAATTCGCCTGGCCAAATTCTGGCGCGGATCAAGACAGGTAGTTTAAAGAGTAAGGCTGCCGCTGAACTGACGGTGATCTTTCGCAATACTGAATTGTCCGCGACAAAGCTCGGGGCAGCTCAGCAGGAATCGCTGGGTAAGCGCTTCATTGAATTCGAGCCGGGGGCGCGAGGTTCCAGCTTCCTGAGGCAGCGCTTTTCTGAGCCGTTGCGCATTCTCATGGGAGTTGTGGCGCTGGTGATGCTAATTGCGTGCGCGAACATCGCAGCCTTGCTGATGGCAAAGGCGAGCGTGCGCCAAAAGGAAGTCGCAATTCGGCTGAGTCTGGGGTCAAGTCGCAGACGGATCGTTCGTCAACGGCTGACTGAAAGCCTGATTCTCTCAATCTTCGGATGCGTGGTCGGAATAGTGTTTGCTGTCTTTGCCCGCGGGGTTACGCTGCAGCTTGGGGCGGGCTCAGCCGCGCGAACGTCCGGACTTACAATGCCGTGGGATTTCCGCATGCTCGCATTCCTCGCTGTGGTTTGTGTTCTGAATGCGCTTCTCTTCGGCGTGGTTCCGGCGCTGCGAGCGACGGGGGTGGATCCGAATGAGGTGCTAAAGAGCTCTCAATCCACTCAGCACTCGGCCCGGTTACCGTTCGGGCGATTTCTTGTGGCCGCGCAGCTTGCACTTTCGCTGGCCCTGGTTGTGGGCTCAGGTTTGTTTCTCGCAACGCTGCGCAACCTCTACGAGATCGATCTTGGATTCAGTCGTGAGAATCTGTTGATGGCCACTGTCGATCCGCATTTGGCCGGGTTCGACAGCAAGCAAGCTAAAGCGGCTTACCTCCGAATGCTTCAGGAGCTCAAGACGCTTCCTTCCGTGAGCTCGGTGAGCTTGATGAACAATAGGCTGCTGAGCGGGCGCGCGCATCTTTCGAATGCGAAGGTTCAGGGTTATGTGCCTCAGGCCGGAGAGGATCTGACGAACTCCTGGACGCTTGAGTACGACGTAGGACCACTCTACTTCGAAACCATGCGAATGCCACTGGTTGCGGGCCGCGACTTCACAGAGCGAGATGACGAGAGCGCTCCGCTTGCAGTGATCGTGAACGAGGCCATGGCGAAGCACTTCTTCGCGGAAAAAGATCCAATCGGACAAAAGGTCCTGTTATCTTCGATATTCAAGGATCGTTCTGGGACTGAGAAAAACGCAGCAGAAATTGTGGGACTAGTACGCAACGCTCACTACTTCGATGTGAACGACGAACACCAGGAGGCTATCTTTGCTCCGGCGCTTCAGATTCCAGGCACCGACTTCAGCTCAGAACAAACTCTACTGATCCGGACGGCCGAGAATCCTGCGCGCGCGGCAAGCGAGCTGCGAGCGATAGTGCGCAGAATCGATCCCAGTCTGCCTCTGTTTGATGTAGGCACGATGACCGGCCAGCTCGATCGCAGTCTCTCACGTCCTCGTCTTATGGCGATCTTCTCCAGCTTCTTTGGATTGCTGGCGTTAGCACTGTCCGCGATCGGCCTCTACGGCGTACTCGCGTATGCAGTGACGAAGCGCACCGGAGAGATCGGGATTCGCATGGCGCTGGGAGCTGATCGGAGCAATATTCTGCGTCTGATACTTGGAGAAACAGCGCGACTCGTGAGCCTCGGGGTAGGAGCGGGAATCATTCTGGCCTGGAGTGCTTCTCGCCTGATCAAGGGCATGATCTACGGGGTATCCACTCACGATGCTCGTGTGTTTGTTCTCAGTGCATTTTTGCTGTTAGTTGTTGCGCTGTTAGCCGCGTTTTTACCAGCTCATCGGGCGGTGCAGGTGGATCCCATGGTAGCGCTGCGCTGCGAATGA
- a CDS encoding cyclic nucleotide-binding domain-containing protein, whose translation MTSGSAHRFDPQYFADILLRIVPDLPQPVVESLWSAHGARCYSPADFLQCEGEVSQGIFLIVSGLVRLSLASDGPKAQSIHSRELSSPTMLGVNDVMLGSSVSLTAQALTEVHSAFVPKTAFLDAVRRFPSAGIAFSQFIAEELTLTYSRISELRGANPEETRWRRV comes from the coding sequence ATGACGAGCGGTAGCGCTCACAGATTCGACCCTCAGTACTTCGCAGACATACTTCTGAGAATCGTTCCTGACCTTCCGCAGCCGGTAGTTGAGTCGCTTTGGTCTGCTCATGGAGCCCGCTGCTACTCCCCGGCTGATTTTCTTCAATGTGAGGGAGAGGTGAGCCAGGGCATATTCCTGATCGTTTCTGGCCTGGTACGCCTTTCTCTTGCAAGCGACGGTCCGAAAGCACAAAGCATTCACTCCCGCGAGCTGAGTTCTCCAACCATGCTCGGAGTAAACGATGTGATGTTGGGCTCGTCAGTTTCGCTCACTGCCCAAGCGCTAACCGAAGTTCACTCCGCCTTCGTCCCCAAGACGGCTTTTCTGGATGCCGTGCGGCGATTCCCATCGGCAGGGATCGCGTTCTCCCAGTTCATAGCGGAGGAACTCACACTCACCTACTCGCGAATAAGCGAACTCCGTGGCGCAAACCCGGAGGAAACCCGATGGCGCAGAGTTTGA
- a CDS encoding Crp/Fnr family transcriptional regulator has product MRSPYGLEIMDNCTTCPVREERLFCNLPAESIAALQRIKSTSTYPKGAMLFVEGQDSRGAFILCKGKAKLYTSSAEGRTIILRIAQAGEVLGLTSTIANRPYEATVELLEPAQVNFFPKADFLKFLAEHGEASMHVAQQLSLNCSGAYEEIRCLGLSASSGEKLARMLLNWAAPALKRGDKDVRITLSLTHEEIAQMIGSSRETVTRLFSDFRRKQLISTKGSTVVLRDVPALRAMLEQ; this is encoded by the coding sequence ATGCGCTCTCCCTACGGGCTCGAAATCATGGACAACTGCACGACTTGTCCCGTGCGCGAAGAACGCCTGTTCTGCAATCTTCCCGCCGAGAGCATTGCTGCTTTGCAACGCATAAAGTCGACCTCCACCTATCCGAAGGGTGCCATGCTCTTTGTGGAAGGCCAGGACTCGCGGGGAGCTTTCATCCTCTGCAAGGGGAAGGCCAAGCTGTATACCTCGTCGGCGGAAGGTCGGACCATCATTCTCCGGATCGCTCAAGCTGGTGAGGTGCTCGGTCTTACCTCCACGATTGCGAATCGGCCCTACGAAGCGACGGTAGAACTTCTCGAGCCCGCTCAGGTGAACTTCTTTCCCAAAGCGGACTTTCTTAAGTTTCTCGCGGAACACGGCGAAGCAAGCATGCATGTGGCGCAGCAACTCAGCCTGAATTGTTCCGGGGCATACGAAGAGATTCGCTGCCTCGGATTGTCGGCCTCGTCAGGCGAAAAGCTGGCTCGCATGTTGCTGAATTGGGCAGCACCAGCATTGAAGCGCGGGGACAAGGACGTGAGAATTACGTTGTCGCTTACTCACGAAGAGATCGCCCAGATGATTGGATCTTCGCGAGAAACTGTCACCCGGCTGTTTTCCGACTTCCGCCGCAAGCAACTGATCTCGACGAAGGGGTCTACAGTCGTTCTGCGCGACGTGCCGGCTTTGCGCGCGATGTTGGAACAATAG
- a CDS encoding universal stress protein, which produces MSLTLSKPTRIAIKNILLATDFSPLSTRAMDYALSFARRYDSTVIAAHVISPALYATPSTAVMYSALDPLPYLDSVRRELKHRLDELVVAAEESGVKCIPALVEGGIAEQLRYIAEERDIDLIVIGTHGAERWNRLVMGSVAESVAHNAQCPVLTIGPRVFRRPTFEATLKHILYATDFSADAAHAAPYALSLAQEYGAKITLTHVVPFEVRTHSDRDLVLSSFKKELEKLVPDDARDWCEPEFALEYGGSSEAIVELAEERGADLIVMGTRKSNAGVLTYFKSGVAYHVMCRAECPVLTVTGEKEYRG; this is translated from the coding sequence ATGTCACTTACTCTGAGCAAACCGACTCGCATTGCCATCAAAAACATTCTTCTCGCTACAGACTTTTCTCCGCTTTCAACCAGGGCAATGGATTATGCGCTGTCATTCGCCCGAAGATATGACTCAACGGTGATTGCGGCTCATGTGATTAGTCCAGCACTCTACGCAACACCGTCCACCGCCGTGATGTATAGCGCGCTGGATCCGCTTCCATACCTGGACAGCGTGCGCCGGGAACTCAAACATCGCCTCGATGAACTGGTAGTTGCCGCAGAAGAGAGCGGCGTGAAATGCATCCCAGCGCTGGTTGAGGGTGGGATCGCAGAGCAGCTGCGGTACATCGCAGAGGAACGCGATATCGATTTGATCGTAATTGGCACGCACGGCGCGGAGCGATGGAATCGGCTCGTGATGGGTTCCGTTGCGGAATCAGTCGCACACAACGCGCAGTGTCCTGTGCTGACGATTGGACCGAGGGTGTTTCGCCGGCCCACTTTCGAAGCAACGCTCAAGCACATCCTTTACGCGACGGACTTCAGCGCCGACGCCGCTCACGCCGCCCCGTATGCACTGTCGCTCGCTCAGGAGTACGGCGCAAAGATCACGCTCACGCATGTCGTGCCTTTTGAAGTTCGCACACACTCCGATCGTGACCTGGTGTTGAGCTCTTTCAAGAAAGAACTCGAAAAGCTGGTTCCGGACGATGCTCGTGACTGGTGCGAGCCGGAATTTGCCCTGGAGTACGGCGGCAGCAGCGAGGCCATTGTGGAACTGGCAGAGGAGCGTGGCGCGGACCTCATCGTGATGGGCACGCGCAAGTCGAATGCAGGAGTGCTGACGTACTTCAAGTCTGGAGTCGCCTATCACGTGATGTGCCGCGCTGAATGTCCCGTGCTCACCGTGACCGGTGAAAAGGAATACAGGGGCTGA
- a CDS encoding bifunctional acetate--CoA ligase family protein/GNAT family N-acetyltransferase, whose product MPTLLDMVGPGASSTPQLVLASRPSLNAIFHPKTVAVIGASEKPGSVGRTLLRNLLDQPFGATIFPVNPKRNNVLGIRGYRDIAAIGERVDLAVIATPADTVPDVLEQCVVAGVRGAIVISAGFAEHGEHGRELEMRMKQILASGKLRVIGPNCLGVMNPRTGLNATFAQSGALPGNLAFLSQSGALCTAILDWSRRENVGFSGFVSVGSMIDVDWGDLIYHFGDDPHTSSILVYMESIGNARSFLSAAREVALEKPIIIIKPGRTEAARKAAASHTGAITGTDEVFEAAFRRAGVLRVSTIAELFGMAEVLSKQSRPKGPRLAIVTNAGGAGVLAADALLSNCAQLAEITPETMSMLDKFLPPSWSHGNPVDTLGDCSPEDYARAVEVVSNDPGCDAVLSILAPQGMTDPDQSSRLLCKVAEGVTKPLLASWMGGNIMQTACDLMNAAKIPTFDYPDAAARAFAYMWRYTSNLQALYETPAFAGTLPVDGPRRVSQIISAARQQSRTILTEHESKQILQAYEIPATSTRVATTVQEATAVAEELGYPVVLKLHSHTVTHKSDKGGVHLNLESADAVKKAFEQIRAAFEPSGAFDGVTIQPMVSTSGYELILGSSIDPQFGPVLVFGLGGQLVEVLHDRAHALPPLTTTLARRVMENTQIFQALKGVRGRKSVDLAQLEELLVRFSELVIENPRIADIEINPLLAGPHQLVALDARVILHPNPVTDADLPRPAIRPYPTHYISTFRNKDGLQFTVRPIRPDDEPMMVAFHRHLSERSVYYRFFSPLELSFRTSHERLITKVFIDYDREIALAAEHTGKDGKTVIAGIARMIREHTGNSAEVAFVVADSFQRKGLGTYLMQQTIEIARQEGLSSIHGVLLFENSEMRKVFEKVGFRFDEPEAGVSSARLKL is encoded by the coding sequence ATGCCTACACTACTCGACATGGTGGGTCCCGGTGCTTCCTCCACTCCGCAGTTGGTGCTCGCATCGCGGCCTTCGCTGAACGCGATCTTCCATCCCAAAACCGTTGCTGTGATCGGCGCGTCAGAGAAGCCGGGCAGCGTTGGTCGCACTCTGCTGCGCAACTTGCTCGACCAGCCATTTGGAGCAACCATCTTCCCGGTAAATCCGAAACGTAACAATGTGCTCGGGATTCGCGGTTATCGCGATATTGCTGCCATTGGGGAGAGAGTCGACCTCGCAGTGATTGCCACACCTGCGGACACTGTTCCCGACGTTCTGGAGCAGTGCGTCGTCGCCGGCGTGCGCGGCGCGATCGTGATCTCCGCCGGATTCGCCGAGCACGGCGAGCATGGTCGCGAGCTGGAAATGCGGATGAAGCAGATCCTCGCGAGCGGAAAGCTCCGAGTGATCGGGCCGAATTGCCTGGGGGTGATGAATCCACGGACTGGATTGAACGCGACCTTCGCGCAGTCGGGCGCGCTGCCCGGCAACCTTGCGTTTCTGAGTCAAAGTGGTGCGCTTTGCACTGCTATTCTCGACTGGAGCCGGCGTGAGAATGTTGGATTCAGCGGCTTTGTTTCCGTTGGTTCGATGATCGACGTTGACTGGGGCGACCTGATCTATCACTTCGGCGATGATCCGCACACCTCGAGCATTCTGGTCTACATGGAGTCGATCGGAAACGCGCGCAGCTTTCTCTCCGCGGCCCGCGAAGTGGCGCTCGAGAAGCCCATCATCATTATTAAGCCGGGCCGCACCGAAGCAGCTCGTAAGGCAGCGGCCTCCCACACCGGTGCCATTACCGGTACAGATGAGGTCTTCGAAGCTGCCTTTCGTCGCGCGGGGGTCTTGCGCGTTTCTACCATTGCGGAACTGTTTGGGATGGCCGAGGTGTTGAGCAAACAATCGCGGCCTAAAGGTCCGAGGCTCGCGATTGTCACGAATGCCGGCGGAGCCGGGGTCCTCGCCGCCGATGCCCTGCTCTCGAATTGCGCACAACTCGCTGAAATCACTCCGGAGACGATGAGTATGCTCGATAAATTCCTGCCGCCATCATGGAGCCACGGCAACCCGGTGGATACGCTGGGGGACTGCAGTCCGGAGGATTATGCAAGGGCAGTAGAGGTTGTTTCCAACGACCCCGGCTGTGATGCTGTGCTGTCGATCCTCGCGCCACAGGGAATGACCGACCCAGATCAGTCGTCGCGTCTGCTGTGCAAAGTGGCAGAAGGCGTGACCAAACCACTGCTCGCGAGCTGGATGGGAGGCAACATCATGCAGACAGCCTGCGATTTGATGAACGCTGCAAAGATTCCCACCTTCGACTATCCCGACGCGGCGGCTCGCGCTTTTGCTTACATGTGGCGCTACACCTCAAACCTGCAAGCGTTATACGAAACCCCCGCTTTCGCAGGAACTTTGCCGGTTGATGGTCCACGACGCGTGAGCCAGATCATCTCAGCAGCCCGGCAGCAGAGTCGAACAATTCTCACCGAGCACGAGTCGAAGCAAATCCTGCAAGCTTACGAGATTCCTGCAACCTCTACGAGAGTGGCGACGACCGTTCAGGAAGCCACCGCCGTCGCGGAAGAACTCGGGTATCCCGTTGTCCTCAAGTTGCATTCGCACACCGTTACCCACAAATCCGACAAGGGCGGCGTGCACTTGAATTTGGAAAGTGCCGACGCGGTGAAAAAGGCATTTGAGCAGATCAGAGCTGCATTCGAACCCAGTGGCGCATTTGATGGCGTGACGATTCAACCGATGGTGTCCACATCTGGATACGAACTGATCCTCGGAAGTTCCATTGATCCGCAGTTTGGCCCTGTGCTCGTTTTTGGCCTGGGCGGACAGTTAGTGGAAGTGCTGCACGACCGCGCTCACGCCTTGCCTCCGCTCACCACCACCTTGGCGCGCAGAGTGATGGAAAATACTCAAATCTTCCAGGCGCTCAAAGGCGTGCGCGGACGCAAGTCCGTGGATCTTGCCCAACTCGAGGAACTGCTGGTCCGCTTCAGCGAACTCGTAATTGAGAATCCGCGGATCGCGGACATCGAAATCAATCCTCTGCTCGCAGGCCCACACCAACTGGTTGCCTTGGACGCGCGCGTGATCCTCCATCCAAACCCGGTTACAGACGCTGATTTGCCACGCCCGGCTATACGTCCGTATCCCACACACTACATTTCCACCTTCAGGAATAAAGACGGATTGCAGTTCACTGTGCGACCCATTCGTCCTGACGATGAGCCGATGATGGTGGCATTTCACCGTCATCTTTCAGAGCGTAGCGTGTATTACCGTTTCTTCTCACCTCTGGAGCTCAGTTTCCGTACTTCGCACGAGCGACTGATAACGAAAGTTTTCATCGACTACGACCGCGAAATCGCTCTGGCCGCGGAGCACACTGGCAAAGACGGCAAGACTGTGATTGCTGGAATTGCCCGGATGATCCGTGAGCATACCGGCAACAGCGCCGAAGTCGCATTCGTCGTCGCCGACAGTTTCCAACGTAAGGGACTGGGAACGTATTTGATGCAGCAAACGATTGAGATCGCCCGGCAGGAAGGGCTGTCGAGTATCCACGGGGTTCTCCTCTTCGAGAACTCCGAGATGCGTAAGGTGTTCGAGAAGGTCGGATTCAGGTTCGACGAGCCAGAAGCTGGCGTGTCCTCGGCACGACTGAAACTTTAG
- a CDS encoding universal stress protein, producing the protein MHVLESSTKIAFKNILFLTDFSQASQTAMEYAAVLAKHHDATFYAAHVQTPAAPPHLEGPALMEYFDASREGMREQLTKLVAPLHVKSEVLLSEGLIEYAIERWTVMHGIDLIVVGTHGWRGLQRMLLGSTAELILRSAICPVLTVGPHVSMAERQPDYVDRILFATDLTPQSEYAITYALSLAHERCAHLTFLHVIDKHSHIPDQRRVSEYCKGELRRLAPSDARLWCDPQFVVVEGDPAQEILNFAETDNSDLIVLGLPQDKVFSTYFRTGVTYSVVSGAPCPVLTVRDMLKSS; encoded by the coding sequence ATGCACGTTCTTGAGAGTTCCACCAAAATCGCATTCAAAAACATTCTGTTTCTTACCGACTTCAGCCAAGCATCCCAAACCGCAATGGAGTATGCCGCGGTTCTAGCCAAGCACCACGACGCAACGTTCTACGCCGCGCATGTGCAGACTCCGGCAGCGCCACCGCATTTGGAAGGACCTGCATTAATGGAGTACTTCGATGCAAGCCGCGAAGGCATGCGCGAACAACTGACCAAGTTGGTTGCTCCACTCCATGTCAAATCCGAGGTTCTGCTGAGCGAGGGCTTAATCGAATACGCAATCGAGCGATGGACCGTGATGCACGGCATCGACTTGATCGTAGTTGGCACGCACGGCTGGCGCGGCCTGCAGCGCATGCTGCTGGGCTCGACCGCCGAACTGATTCTGCGCAGCGCCATTTGCCCTGTACTCACGGTCGGACCGCATGTTTCCATGGCGGAGCGGCAGCCGGACTATGTTGATCGCATCCTCTTTGCCACTGACCTCACACCGCAAAGCGAGTACGCGATCACCTACGCTCTGTCATTGGCACACGAGCGCTGCGCGCACCTTACATTCCTGCACGTGATCGACAAACACTCCCACATTCCCGACCAGCGCAGGGTATCGGAGTATTGCAAAGGCGAGCTGCGTCGTCTGGCGCCCTCCGATGCAAGGCTGTGGTGTGATCCTCAATTTGTTGTTGTCGAAGGCGATCCGGCTCAGGAGATTTTGAACTTTGCCGAGACTGACAATTCGGATCTCATCGTGCTGGGCCTGCCTCAGGACAAAGTCTTCAGCACCTACTTCCGAACCGGCGTGACATATAGCGTGGTGAGTGGTGCGCCGTGTCCAGTGCTTACCGTGCGCGACATGCTCAAGAGTTCGTAA
- a CDS encoding Crp/Fnr family transcriptional regulator has protein sequence MDSAEVLEERRSCVECPARRGFCNLPDYVLSDLGMSKREIYRDSGEILYRQGERCAGLFVLCRGRVKLSKMSNQGKTAILQICGSGDLLGASEVLANCAYAATAQVQEESVLAYVPRDTFLQMMARHSIVGLRTSEHLGAECLRAFRDLGFLRIPSSALQKLSRLLLRWCSLNEGEGVQEIPMIYTHAELAQLIGTSRETVTRLLNRLDGDAVISVRGGVGRVLDINKLRVLASAA, from the coding sequence ATGGACTCCGCGGAAGTGCTGGAGGAGAGAAGGTCGTGTGTGGAATGTCCCGCACGTCGTGGCTTCTGCAACTTGCCCGACTACGTCTTATCTGATTTGGGAATGTCGAAGCGCGAGATTTATCGCGACAGCGGAGAAATCCTGTACCGTCAGGGCGAGCGGTGCGCAGGTTTATTCGTTCTTTGTCGGGGCAGGGTCAAGCTGTCAAAGATGTCCAACCAGGGGAAGACGGCGATTCTGCAAATCTGCGGCTCTGGTGATCTGCTGGGAGCGAGCGAAGTGCTTGCCAACTGTGCTTATGCCGCGACAGCCCAGGTTCAGGAAGAATCCGTGCTCGCTTATGTACCACGGGACACATTCCTGCAGATGATGGCCCGGCACTCCATTGTCGGCCTCCGAACTTCCGAGCATCTGGGTGCTGAGTGCCTTCGCGCTTTCCGTGATCTCGGCTTCCTCCGAATACCGTCTTCAGCGCTTCAGAAACTCAGTCGGCTGCTGCTTCGCTGGTGCAGCCTAAATGAAGGCGAAGGTGTTCAGGAAATTCCGATGATCTACACGCACGCGGAACTTGCACAGCTCATCGGGACCTCACGAGAGACGGTCACTCGGCTCTTGAACCGGTTAGACGGCGATGCAGTCATAAGCGTACGAGGAGGGGTCGGTCGCGTCCTCGACATTAACAAGCTAAGGGTTCTGGCGTCTGCGGCGTGA
- a CDS encoding DmsE family decaheme c-type cytochrome gives MRYSPTRCALILISSRALPSLAVVVFLSTLPLVVWGSARVQEPAKPDSQSPPSADYVGSDMCIACHSDQGQHFQKTVMGRAFAHPRTDLEKLGCEACHGPGKAHVEAGGGKDTIAIRFTKDSKNTVEEKNNACLSCHAKGNRMFWDGSPHESRNIACVDCHVGHEPQSKKLSSDARFNAPLSDVETRKQQPELCLTCHLMRRGQLQRSSHMPYREGKVTCTSCHNPHGSPNPHQLLQATTNENCYSCHAERRGPFLWEHPPVMENCANCHEPHGTNNPQLLKVRMPRVCDSCHVTSRHPTTPTLLNSVRDFNRGCSNCHSRLHGSNHPSGNFFLR, from the coding sequence ATGCGCTACTCGCCGACCCGTTGCGCCCTAATTCTGATTTCTTCCAGAGCGCTCCCCTCGCTCGCAGTTGTTGTTTTTCTTAGTACTCTTCCGCTTGTTGTCTGGGGAAGTGCCCGGGTTCAGGAGCCAGCGAAGCCTGATTCGCAGTCCCCACCGAGTGCTGACTACGTTGGCTCGGATATGTGCATCGCGTGCCATTCCGATCAGGGACAGCACTTCCAAAAAACAGTGATGGGCCGTGCTTTCGCCCATCCGCGAACAGACCTGGAGAAGCTTGGCTGCGAAGCTTGCCATGGACCAGGCAAGGCGCATGTGGAGGCCGGAGGCGGTAAGGACACGATAGCAATCCGCTTCACTAAAGACTCCAAGAACACGGTTGAAGAAAAGAACAATGCCTGCCTTTCCTGCCACGCAAAAGGCAATCGCATGTTTTGGGACGGAAGTCCGCATGAATCGCGAAACATCGCATGTGTCGATTGCCACGTTGGGCATGAACCGCAGTCCAAAAAGCTTTCGTCGGATGCGCGCTTTAATGCTCCACTCAGCGACGTCGAGACCAGAAAGCAACAGCCGGAGCTCTGCCTCACCTGTCACCTGATGCGCCGCGGGCAACTGCAGCGCTCGTCACACATGCCATATCGGGAAGGGAAAGTAACCTGCACAAGCTGCCATAATCCGCACGGCTCGCCCAACCCACACCAGCTCCTGCAGGCCACCACCAACGAGAACTGCTATAGCTGTCATGCTGAGCGCCGCGGCCCATTCCTTTGGGAGCATCCGCCGGTTATGGAAAACTGCGCAAATTGCCACGAGCCGCACGGGACCAACAATCCTCAGCTGTTGAAGGTACGCATGCCGCGCGTGTGCGATTCGTGCCATGTTACGAGCCGCCACCCAACCACGCCGACGCTACTCAACTCAGTTCGCGACTTCAATCGCGGATGCTCGAATTGCCATTCGCGCCTCCACGGCTCAAATCATCCGTCGGGCAACTTCTTCCTGCGCTGA